The proteins below are encoded in one region of Phaeodactylum tricornutum CCAP 1055/1 chromosome 3, complete sequence:
- a CDS encoding predicted protein — translation MVSLDNGTVLLDHGELKFAYQRRYGLIGENGVGKSTLLKAIAKGMDGFPTHLRVLHVRQEVPAHLGAQLTVMQAVLQADVERNLLMEQEKILLTKLEQADGADDALRADLKLLDHVYARLQILGSETAEARAAMILSGLQFTIAMQHAPVASLSGGWKMRVALAAALFIEPDVCLLDEPTNHLDLEAVLWLESYLVNYRHTLIVVSHDRGFLNEVCTDIMEFKHKRLTYYRGNFDNYVKLRDEHVRNAMRVYQAYQTKREHMMEFIEKFRANAKRATMVQSRIKTVEKMDAEAPEAIQVDPVWRFAIPNSEPLGPPIIAVNDVTFDYKPDEKPESEYLLQKVNFGITLTSKIAILGANGQGKTTLLNLIMGKLQPMKGSVSINSGLRIGHFTQHSSDNFDLKQSALENLLNMFEDAEDQEMRSFLGKFQIQGNDALKPMALLSGGQKSRVAFAALAYKKPHVLVIDEGSNHLSMEAVDALVEAIQDFKGGILVVSHDQYFVSNTCSELWVVHGGQATRFRGDFDEYK, via the exons ATGGTGTCGCTGGACAACGGTACCGTCTTGCTGGATCACGGCGAGCTCAAGTTTGCCTACCAACGGCGGTACGGTCTAATTGGAGAAAACGGGGTCGGTAAGTCGACCCTCCTCAAAGCCATTGCCAAAGGTATGGACGGATTTCCTACGCATTTACGAGTCTTGCACGTCCGGCAAGAAGTCCCGGCTCATTTGGGCGCCCAACTTACGGTCATGCAAGCCGTCCTCCAAGCGGATGTGGAGCGCAATTTGCTCATGGAGCAGGAGAAGATTCTCCTCACCAAACTTGAACAGGCGGATGGGGCCGACGATGC TTTACGGGCTGATCTCAAATTACTGGATCACGTCTACGCTCGGCTCCAAATTTTGGGGTCCGAAACGGCCGAAGCCCGCGCCGCCATGATCCTGAGTGGATTGCAGTTCACCATTGCTATGCAGCACGCTCCCGTCGCCTCGCTTTCGGGAGGATGGAAAATGCGCGTCGCGTTGGCCGCGGCCTTGTTCATTGAGCCTGATGTTTGTCTACTCGATGAACCGACGAACCATCTGGATCTGGAAGCCGTCCTCTGGCTCGAATCCTACCTGGTCAATTACCGACACACGTTGATTGTGGTCTCGCACGATCGCGGCTTTTTAAACGAAGTATGTACGGACATTATGGAATTCAAACACAAACGGCTGACATACTATCGTGGAAATTTCGACAACTACGTCAAATTACGGGACGAACACGTTCGAAACGCCATGCGGGTGTACCAGGCCTACCAAACCAAACGTGAGCACATGATGGAGTTTATTGAAAAGTTTCGGGCCAACGCCAAGCGGGCGACCATGGTCCAGTCGCGTATCAAAACGGTGGAGAAAATGGACGCTGAAGCACCCGAGGCTATCCAGGTAGATCCGGTGTGGCGTTTTGCCATTCCGAATAGCGAACCACTGGGACCACCAATTATTGCCGTAAACGATGTTACCTTTGATTATAAACCCGACGAGAAACCGGAAAGCGAATATTTACTCCAAAAGGTCAATTTTGGTATCACACTGACGTCCAAAATTGCTATTTTGGGGGCCAACGGCCAAGGCAAAACGACCTTGTTGAACCTCATTATGGGCAAACTCCAACCAATGAAAGGATCGGTGTCCATCAACAGTGGTTTGCGGATTGGCCACTTTACTCAGCACTCGAGCGATAATTTTGATCTAAAGCAATCGGCTTTGGAGAACTTACTGAATATGTTTGAAGATGCCGAGGACCAAGAGATGCGATCCTTTTTGGGCAAATTCCAGATTCAAGGCAACGATGCATTAAAACCCATGGCTCTGTTGTCTGGCGGCCAAAAGTCCCGCGTGGCGTTCGCTGCGCTGGCGTACAAAAAGCCTCACGTTTTGGTGATTGACGAAGGCTCCAATCACTTGTCCATGGAAGCCGTGGACGCCCTAGTGGaagcaatccaagacttCAAAGGCGGAATTCTAGTGGTTTCTCACGACCAATACTTTGTTTCGAATACGTGCTCCGAATTATGGGTCGTACACGGGGGACAAGCAACGCGGTTTCGCGGAGATTTTGACGAGTACAAG
- a CDS encoding predicted protein: MPYYPYTTIASQQTHHPSQSGRLARQDFLRQLNPINNQRSFRRISASLRLTVDIPGVFARDLEVAINHGVLTIQGVRKTMSVDGTVCIKKHKFSRRYAIDTNVVDVARVDANLSHGVLAIRAPKKSGSQHVRIDEADEQTRNTTGNLSSREINVTTSNHELMSNLTPVDTARLAASQVPLAVQQGSEVNALPADPTTIPNGKDSDSSSHGEVSSDSCSQREDGQS, from the exons ATGCCCTACTACCCATACACTACGATTGCCTCGCAGCAAACACACCATCCGTCACAAAGCGGGCGGCTAGCGAGACAAGACTTTCTACGCCAAC TCAACCCAATCAACAACCAGCGGAGCTTTCGGAGAATAAGTGCAAGTCTTCGTCTCACTGTCGATATACCGGGTGTCTTCGCTCGTGATTTGGAAGTGGCCATCAATCACGGAGTTCTAACAATCCAGGGGGTTCGCAAAACCATGTCGGTCGATGGCACGGTTTGTATCAAGAAACACAAGTTCTCACGACGCTACGCTATCGATACGAACGTAGTGGATGTTGCGCGAGTCGACGCAAACTTGTCGCATGGTGTCTTGGCGATCCGTGCGCCAAAGAAGTCTGGATCCCAGCACGTTCGAATTGATGAGGCGGACGAACAGACTCGCAACACCACCGGGAATCTTTCGTCGAGGGAGATCAACGTCACTACCAGCAACCACGAACTAATGTCCAATCTCACCCCCGTGGATACCGCTAGATTGGCTGCTTCACAAGTACCCTTGGCAGTACAGCAAGGATCTGAAGTAAATGCCCTTCCCGCAGATCCTACCACGATTCCAAACGGAAAAGACTCGGACAGTTCCAGTCATGGAGAAGTGAGCTCCGATTCGTGCTCCCAGAGAGAGGATGGTCAATCATAG